The DNA sequence cacccctcttcctccgtcAGCGACTCCCagtcctgaccactggctatgctgcctGGGCTGACTCTGACCTAACCTGTCCCCTAGATTTAAAGCAGGTAACATCCATGAGCTGGATGATATTAACGTTATTAGCAACATAAAGAatgggatttcttttcttttcaaaagtacAGCAGCAATACACAGAAAGCATTATAAAGAATCACAGCATTGCAGAATcggaagagacccaagggtcatctagtccaaccctaacCAAAACCTAAGTAAATCAAGGTTTATATATATGCAAGTAATTATGTATATGCAATTATCTTAGTTTTTGAGACAGACATTCTAAGATAAATGTGCAGAGCAGATTTATgcagtaaataaaacatttaagagAAATCCAAAATCCACAGTCAGGCAATCCTTTATTAGGACAAATGAAAATTTCACAAACTAAAACTATTGCTCAACTGTAGATTTGAGTGTTTTTTGTTATGGCCTTTGCTCTACATGAGAAATGGAAAAGTGGAGGTACTTCTCAAAAATGCAGTGCTTTAATTTATTAATGACACATATAGCAACTATAGATGAacactattttattattaatggTGGCtcctatttacctgggagtaagttccattgaattcagtagggcttacttctgaatagacatggttagaCTTCTGCTGTCAGGTTACAGAGACCTGCCATGAATAACTGTAATGGAGAATTAAAAGTTGCTGGTTGTACAGTACAACGGGTGATGGAAAGGCTCTAcaaccctggttttttgtttttgttttgtttatagacAGTGGTGCATTTATTAGACGTACAGGATGTGCATTTATTATCTCATAATGTTCCAAATTTAATTGCCATTTCCAGAGTTATAGACCCAGAGGTTGCTTGGCGCGGTGGCACTCAGCGCATGAGGAGGCTGTGCTTGGGCCCATCCACCCTCTCCAGCTTCTCAAAGTGCTTGCGAGCATTGCGGATGTTGATCAGGGTGGCGGCGGAAGGTATGGAAGGGTCGGACATGATGACCATCACGTAGGTGTTGGAGGTGAAGATGTCGATGAAGGCGGCGAAATTTGAATTGCGCACTTCCATGCTCTGGAAGGAGGCGGCCAGTTTGCTGCAGCTCAGTTTGAATTGTTTGATGATATTGCTGATTTTCTCGAATCGATGGATGTCGCGCTGCTCTTTGCACTGATAGTGGGAAATCACCAGGAAAGTCGCCCGCTCGAAAAGAAGGACCTCGTCAGCTTCAATGATCTGCGCAAAATTCCTCAGGTTGGTCTCCAGTTGCTGAACGTTGGGGATCAGCTGGTAGACTATGCTGGACCACGCCTTGTAGAGAGTTTCATCCCAGATGGAAGTCCGGAAGCAGGCGCACTCCAGCGGGCGCGAGAGCCGTTTCAAGTCGTCCTCCCTCTCCTTGAAAATCAGCTCACGCTGATCCTCCTGGACCAAGTCCATCTTGTGGACCAGGCAGAAGACTTTGGCATCGGGCGAGTTCTGCAAGATGGCCTCCAGGCACGACTGGTAGTAGTGCATGTCCTTCTCGAGCTCCCGACTCTCGACGTCGAAGACGTAAATCAGGACCTCGACGTTGCGGAAGATGTTGTCCCTCTGGCTGGTGAAGTAGTTCTCCATGAAGGTGTCCTGGCCGCCGCAGTCCCAGAGGTTGAGTACCAGATTGCCCAGGAAGCGGACGTGTGAGTGCTCCACATCGATTGTGGCGCCCAGTCGGCGGGTGTCGCGGGCGATGTAGTTGGCGAAGATGATGGACCTCATGCTGGTTTTGCCGGAGCCACTCTTGCCCATCAGGAGAACCTTCTTCTTCATGGCTGCGTCTGGCATCACGCGCCCGGCGACAGACGGCCGCTCCCGGGGAGAatcggcgggggaggggggacgaCGACGCTGCGGCGCGAGCAACCTCTCCCCCTACAACCCCGTTTTGATGGAATGAGGCTTCAGGTATTTCCGCCCTCTCCTCCACTACCTCTGCTGTATTTCCGCCCTCTCCTCCACTACCTCTGCTCTCTCTACGGTTCTCGAGAAGGGACAATTTTTTTCTTACGACAAATTGAATACTATATTCGAAGAGAGGGAACTTGAGTCCGAAAAGAACATTCATTGGGTGTTCGCCGGCCAATTGCATTAGGAGGCTGTGAACCaatgggaagggaaagggaaactcCTCCCTTGCCAACTGGCAGAGAAATGGGGCGTGGCGTCGCCCCGCGGATCGAGGGCGCGAGCCTTCAACGGCAccgcgggagggagggggcgcgGCAACAATGGAGAAGGCGGAGCGTCGTccgcctttttttttttccaccCGCGTGCAACGGTCTTTGCGCTTGCGCAGTGAACGGCGGGAGGTCTGAGGCTTCGCGTTCCCGGAGTTGTCTGGGGAGATTTTGTCGTCTCTGCTGTTATCCGAGCTGTGAACGGATGTATTTTACCTCAGCACTCGCTCAAACAGAGGGACGTTTGTTCGCGGACCCGTCATTTGTATTCTagaggtaaaataataataataataactttccTCTTCGTGGGTTTAGCCCTGACCCCATTTAATTCGCCGCTCAGAAGCCCTGAAATATATTCTTTGGTATAAACAACCACGGCTTTACCTCAAACCGGGGTGGAGGGAGAGGTAGTGAGGAGATGGATGTCCTTCTTTGCCCTCAGACACCATTTAGCCTTAAAATACACTCATAACTCGCCCCTAAAATACCAttgctggattccccccccccccttcctggctcTTTGAAGGAAAGATGCTCTTCATATACACATGATGCGGATTGAGAGGATTCTAAATAAGTCATGGGCTAGAAACTTAAAACCAGGCTTACTTGAAAGTGAACTCCATCAAAATGGATAGACCACTTAAGGATTCTTCTGCCCATTGTAGTAATTGCAATGTGCTCTGCTAGATGCTGAATGCTTTTTAGTTGTATTTTTATTCATTCTTctgttttatattatatttcattGTGTTGCAATTTGCATTCCATAGAACTTAAATTGTAATATAATGCAAGGaatagaagcaataaaaatacaattgaaaaTCGAAACGAATATTTAATGTGGATATGCCATGGACTACATGAACGAAGCTTGTAGGCCACTGGTGGGCCACAGACCACAGTACAGGGAACCTGTGCCTTAAGGTGCATTTCTTGGTGTATGCACTGAAGATGTGCGTCCAGCTGagtgcaatgggacttatttccaggtaCGTTCCAGACATGTAGAATTGCAGCTGCAATGTACATTAGAAGCAATATATATTTAGAGGCTGCCTTTATTGCatccaaccaaaatgtcacaagaaTGGAAAGCCTTTGAGTTCTATAGAAATCTTGATTGGGCAGGATGTTACACAAAATAGGGGGTGGTTAgccaaggaaaaataataagcaaaaaaacagaaaaactaccCTGGAAGTTCACTATAAGAT is a window from the Lacerta agilis isolate rLacAgi1 chromosome 8, rLacAgi1.pri, whole genome shotgun sequence genome containing:
- the LOC117051441 gene encoding ras-related GTP-binding protein A-like, giving the protein MPDAAMKKKVLLMGKSGSGKTSMRSIIFANYIARDTRRLGATIDVEHSHVRFLGNLVLNLWDCGGQDTFMENYFTSQRDNIFRNVEVLIYVFDVESRELEKDMHYYQSCLEAILQNSPDAKVFCLVHKMDLVQEDQRELIFKEREDDLKRLSRPLECACFRTSIWDETLYKAWSSIVYQLIPNVQQLETNLRNFAQIIEADEVLLFERATFLVISHYQCKEQRDIHRFEKISNIIKQFKLSCSKLAASFQSMEVRNSNFAAFIDIFTSNTYVMVIMSDPSIPSAATLINIRNARKHFEKLERVDGPKHSLLMR